A genomic window from Pantoea alhagi includes:
- a CDS encoding transketolase family protein, translated as MNNAEHLANVMVTAFIDAVGQGMDIIPVVADSTSTAKIAPFIEKFPDRIVNVGIAEQTLVGTAAGLALAGKIAVTCNAAPFLIARANEQVKVDVCYNNTNVKLFGLNAGASYGPLASTHHAIDDISVVRGFGNIQIFAPSSPLECRQIIDYALAHVGPVYIRLDGKALPELHDESYRFRPGAIDLLRDGNDIALVAMGSTVHEAVDAASRLADQGITTRVINVPSIRPLDREALSESLRGMDRVISVEEHNVNGGVGSIVAEVLAEYGHGAKLKRLGIADGDYAIAADRKDMRAWHGIDAAGIVQQALNMMNHA; from the coding sequence ATGAATAACGCAGAACATCTGGCAAATGTCATGGTCACGGCTTTTATTGATGCCGTCGGGCAGGGCATGGATATCATCCCTGTGGTAGCTGATTCTACCTCCACCGCAAAAATCGCGCCCTTTATCGAAAAGTTTCCCGACCGTATCGTTAACGTTGGGATTGCTGAACAGACGCTGGTAGGCACCGCCGCTGGATTAGCACTGGCGGGGAAAATCGCCGTAACCTGTAACGCCGCGCCATTTCTTATTGCACGCGCCAACGAACAGGTCAAGGTGGACGTTTGCTACAACAACACTAACGTTAAGCTGTTTGGGCTGAATGCCGGTGCCAGTTATGGGCCGCTGGCCAGCACGCATCATGCTATTGATGATATTTCAGTGGTAAGGGGATTCGGCAATATTCAAATCTTCGCGCCGTCATCGCCGCTGGAGTGCCGTCAGATTATTGATTATGCCCTGGCGCATGTTGGCCCGGTTTATATTCGTCTGGATGGTAAAGCCCTGCCGGAGCTACATGATGAATCATATCGCTTCCGCCCGGGGGCAATCGATCTCCTGCGCGACGGTAACGATATTGCGCTGGTGGCGATGGGATCGACGGTTCATGAGGCGGTTGACGCCGCCTCGCGGCTTGCTGACCAGGGGATCACCACCCGTGTGATCAACGTTCCTTCCATCAGGCCGCTGGATCGTGAGGCGCTTAGCGAGAGTTTGCGCGGAATGGATAGGGTGATAAGCGTTGAGGAACATAACGTTAACGGCGGCGTCGGCAGCATTGTGGCCGAGGTACTGGCCGAATATGGTCATGGCGCGAAACTAAAACGGCTTGGCATTGCGGATGGAGACTATGCAATTGCCGCCGACCGTAAAGACATGCGCGCCTGGCACGGTATTGATGCAGCGGGCATTGTGCAACAGGCATTGAATATGATGAATCACGCGTAA
- a CDS encoding GFA family protein: MDGSCLCGSVGFRLVVPPKAFYRCHCSLCRKQTGVGFNLATLVKLENFAWIKGEGAIKSWTKPGGYRTDFCSACGSTVPNILRGMPYVWIPVGLLDEDTNIPCIADYCTDDAKSWDTTRSERNHSGPVASLDALLRLLEV, encoded by the coding sequence ATGGATGGTTCATGTCTGTGTGGCAGCGTAGGGTTTAGATTAGTCGTCCCGCCGAAGGCATTTTATCGCTGTCACTGTTCACTCTGTCGCAAGCAAACGGGAGTTGGCTTTAATCTGGCAACGCTGGTTAAGCTGGAAAACTTTGCCTGGATAAAGGGTGAGGGCGCGATCAAAAGCTGGACAAAACCAGGCGGTTACCGCACCGATTTTTGTTCGGCGTGTGGCTCAACGGTTCCTAATATCTTAAGGGGAATGCCTTACGTATGGATCCCTGTAGGCTTGCTGGATGAGGATACAAATATTCCCTGCATCGCTGATTACTGCACGGATGATGCAAAGTCCTGGGATACAACCCGTTCAGAGAGGAATCACAGCGGCCCGGTAGCGTCACTGGATGCTCTTTTGCGATTGCTTGAGGTGTAG
- a CDS encoding GNAT family N-acetyltransferase has translation MNILIGSARAEHLAALQSIELASFETLRNEGAVAGSPAAGSIEEFSKLLHEGLLLAAFASGEIPVGFAGAFIVDNWLHIAEADVHPTWQRRGIGRQLMNALLSEGKRRGLTGASLTTDRYAPFNAPFYASLGFQIAEGKVIQPRLRELLTAEVASGLNPQRRVAMQLFY, from the coding sequence ATGAATATCTTGATCGGATCTGCGCGAGCTGAGCACTTAGCCGCGCTACAATCTATTGAATTAGCATCGTTTGAAACGTTACGCAACGAAGGTGCCGTTGCCGGATCGCCTGCCGCAGGCAGTATTGAAGAATTCAGCAAGCTATTGCATGAAGGGTTGCTGCTCGCTGCCTTTGCTTCAGGAGAAATTCCGGTCGGGTTCGCCGGTGCCTTTATTGTTGATAACTGGCTACATATCGCCGAAGCTGATGTCCATCCAACCTGGCAGCGTCGGGGGATTGGCCGACAATTAATGAATGCGCTTCTTTCAGAAGGGAAGCGGCGTGGCTTAACGGGTGCCTCGCTGACAACCGATCGCTATGCGCCATTTAATGCTCCTTTTTACGCCTCGCTTGGGTTTCAAATCGCCGAAGGTAAGGTCATTCAGCCCCGTCTGAGAGAATTGCTCACAGCGGAAGTCGCATCAGGATTAAACCCGCAACGCCGTGTTGCGATGCAACTCTTCTATTGA
- the thiM gene encoding hydroxyethylthiazole kinase has protein sequence MKQPDLPDNALVAHSLSLFRQRAPLIHCMTNDVVQSFTANVLLALHASPAMVIDAEEAAQFSAISDALLINVGTLTQPRAAAMLAAVNAANAASTPWTLDPVAVGALRLRSEFCQQLLTLQPAAIRGNASEILALALQQGGGRGVDTQHPTESALSAARQLARRYATIVAITGEVDYVTDGERTLRIPGGSPLMTRVVGTGCALSAVVAGFAALPGDRLLHVASACQIISCVGAQAAASTSGPGSFIPAFLDGLWNLNEEALA, from the coding sequence ATGAAACAGCCTGACCTGCCTGATAACGCGCTTGTTGCGCACTCTCTCTCCCTGTTCCGCCAGCGTGCGCCGCTGATCCACTGCATGACTAACGATGTGGTGCAATCCTTTACCGCTAACGTCTTGCTGGCGCTTCACGCGTCGCCCGCGATGGTTATCGATGCCGAAGAAGCCGCGCAGTTTAGCGCTATCTCCGATGCGCTGCTGATTAACGTCGGGACGCTGACCCAGCCGCGCGCCGCAGCCATGCTGGCGGCAGTCAACGCCGCTAACGCCGCCAGCACGCCCTGGACGCTCGATCCGGTAGCGGTAGGGGCGCTGCGCTTGCGTAGCGAATTCTGCCAGCAACTGCTGACGCTGCAGCCCGCAGCGATTCGTGGCAACGCCTCTGAAATTCTCGCGCTGGCGCTACAGCAGGGCGGCGGACGCGGCGTGGATACGCAGCACCCGACGGAATCAGCGCTTTCTGCTGCCCGGCAGCTGGCCCGGCGCTATGCCACCATCGTTGCCATTACCGGCGAGGTGGATTACGTCACCGATGGCGAGCGCACGCTGCGCATTCCAGGCGGCTCGCCTCTGATGACGCGCGTGGTTGGCACCGGCTGCGCGCTTTCGGCGGTAGTGGCTGGCTTTGCGGCGCTGCCGGGCGATCGGCTGCTGCATGTTGCCAGCGCCTGCCAGATTATCTCCTGCGTCGGTGCTCAGGCGGCAGCTTCAACAAGCGGGCCGGGCAGCTTTATCCCGGCCTTTCTTGACGGACTCTGGAACCTGAATGAGGAGGCGCTGGCATGA
- the thiD gene encoding bifunctional hydroxymethylpyrimidine kinase/phosphomethylpyrimidine kinase, whose translation MIRINALTIAGTDPSGGAGIQADLKTFSALGAYGTSVITALVAQNTCGVQSVYRIEPDFVAAQLDSVLSDVRIDSAKIGMLAESDIVEAVAERLRHAAIPWVVLDTVMLAKSGDALLSTQAVETLRQQLLPQVSLITPNLPEAAALLETHHARDEAEMKQQGRALLALGCEAVLIKGGHLSDAESPDWLFTREGEQRFTAPRIATRNTHGTGCTLSSALAALRPRHNDWATTIAAAKNWLQGALEQADTLEVGKGIGPVHHFYRWW comes from the coding sequence ATGATCCGCATTAACGCATTAACCATTGCCGGTACCGATCCCAGCGGCGGCGCAGGTATCCAGGCCGATCTGAAAACCTTTTCTGCGCTGGGCGCTTATGGCACCAGCGTGATCACGGCGTTGGTAGCGCAAAATACCTGCGGCGTGCAGTCGGTTTACCGTATCGAACCTGACTTTGTTGCCGCACAGCTGGATTCAGTATTAAGCGATGTGCGTATTGATAGCGCCAAAATCGGCATGCTGGCGGAGAGCGATATTGTCGAAGCGGTCGCGGAAAGGCTTCGCCACGCCGCCATTCCCTGGGTGGTACTGGATACGGTGATGCTGGCGAAAAGCGGCGATGCGCTGTTGTCAACGCAGGCGGTAGAGACGCTGCGCCAGCAGTTGTTGCCGCAGGTGTCATTGATTACGCCTAACCTGCCGGAGGCGGCGGCGCTGCTGGAAACGCATCATGCGCGCGATGAGGCGGAAATGAAGCAGCAGGGCAGAGCGCTGCTGGCGCTGGGCTGCGAGGCGGTGCTGATCAAGGGCGGGCACCTCAGTGATGCCGAAAGTCCGGACTGGCTGTTTACCCGTGAAGGTGAGCAACGTTTTACCGCGCCGCGTATCGCCACGCGTAATACCCACGGTACCGGCTGTACGCTCTCTTCGGCGCTGGCTGCCCTACGCCCACGTCATAATGACTGGGCCACAACGATTGCTGCGGCTAAAAACTGGCTACAGGGTGCGCTGGAACAGGCTGATACGCTGGAGGTAGGAAAGGGCATCGGGCCTGTGCACCATTTTTACCGCTGGTGGTAG
- the fbaB gene encoding class I fructose-bisphosphate aldolase, translating to MTDIVQLLGKEADSLLQHRCMTIPAESLYLPGADYIDRVMIDNNRPPAVLRNMQTLYNSGRLAGTGYLSILPVDQGVEHSAGASFAANPRYFDPKNIVELAIEAGCNCVASTYGVLASVSRRYAHKIPFMVKLNHNETLSYPAQYDQTLYASVEQAFNLGAVAVGATIYFGSEQSRRQIEEVSAAFERAHELGMVTVLWAYLRNNAFKKEGVDYHVSADLSGQANHLAATIGADIVKQKMAENNGGYNMVKFGHTDERVYSKLTSENPIDLVRYQLANCYMGRAGLINSGGASSGETDIAESVRTAVINKRAGGMGLILGRKAFKKSMKDGVALINAVQDVYLANDITVA from the coding sequence ATGACGGACATCGTACAGTTACTGGGCAAAGAAGCAGACAGCCTTTTGCAACATCGCTGCATGACCATTCCAGCGGAAAGCCTTTACCTTCCGGGCGCGGATTATATTGATCGGGTGATGATTGATAACAATCGTCCCCCTGCAGTGCTGCGCAATATGCAGACGCTGTACAACTCCGGGCGGCTGGCGGGCACCGGCTATCTCTCTATTCTGCCGGTCGATCAGGGCGTGGAGCACTCCGCCGGTGCCTCTTTTGCCGCCAATCCGCGCTATTTCGATCCGAAAAACATTGTTGAGCTGGCTATTGAAGCGGGCTGTAACTGCGTGGCCTCAACCTATGGCGTGCTGGCATCGGTATCACGCCGCTATGCGCATAAAATCCCGTTTATGGTAAAGCTGAACCATAACGAAACCCTGAGCTATCCGGCACAGTATGATCAAACGCTTTATGCCAGCGTTGAGCAGGCGTTTAATCTGGGCGCGGTGGCCGTGGGCGCTACCATTTATTTTGGCTCTGAACAGTCTCGCCGTCAGATTGAAGAGGTTTCCGCCGCCTTTGAGCGTGCGCATGAACTGGGAATGGTAACCGTGCTTTGGGCCTATCTGCGCAATAACGCCTTTAAAAAAGAGGGCGTGGATTATCACGTTAGCGCTGACCTTTCCGGTCAGGCCAACCATCTTGCCGCCACCATTGGTGCTGATATCGTAAAACAGAAAATGGCGGAGAATAACGGCGGCTACAATATGGTGAAATTTGGTCACACCGATGAACGCGTTTACAGCAAACTCACCAGTGAAAATCCGATTGATCTGGTGCGCTATCAGCTGGCTAACTGCTATATGGGCCGTGCCGGATTGATTAACTCAGGCGGTGCGTCGTCGGGCGAGACCGATATCGCTGAATCGGTTCGTACAGCGGTGATCAATAAACGCGCAGGCGGCATGGGCCTGATTCTGGGGCGCAAGGCGTTTAAGAAGTCGATGAAGGATGGCGTGGCGTTAATCAATGCCGTGCAGGATGTCTATTTAGCTAACGACATTACTGTCGCCTGA
- a CDS encoding GntR family transcriptional regulator, translating into MSIAYTITANEPVNQQIYRFLRQDIVTCVIHPGSLLSEKEVSSRFNVSRQPVREAFIKLAEAGLVQILPQRGTFVRKISAQRVADGRFIREAVEIAVVRRAAMEAAPAALMALEHNLQLQKMAAQRHDVQAFLMLDDEFHLLIAQSIHCELAWETVENIKATMDRVRFLTLSKVSPPESLIEQHEEILSTLRNKDADGAEQAMRRHLQEMIFSITPIAEQNSEWFEQV; encoded by the coding sequence ATGTCAATAGCCTACACCATTACCGCTAACGAGCCGGTTAACCAGCAGATTTATCGCTTTTTGCGTCAGGATATTGTCACCTGCGTCATCCACCCTGGTTCACTGTTGTCAGAAAAAGAGGTCTCTTCACGTTTTAACGTGTCACGTCAGCCGGTGCGGGAAGCCTTTATCAAACTGGCGGAGGCTGGACTGGTACAAATCCTGCCGCAGCGCGGTACCTTTGTGCGTAAAATTTCCGCTCAGCGCGTGGCAGATGGCCGGTTTATTCGCGAAGCGGTAGAGATCGCCGTGGTGCGTCGGGCTGCAATGGAAGCGGCGCCTGCCGCGTTAATGGCGCTGGAACATAACCTTCAGCTGCAAAAAATGGCGGCGCAGCGCCATGACGTACAGGCTTTTTTAATGCTGGACGATGAATTTCATCTGCTGATTGCACAAAGTATTCACTGTGAGCTGGCGTGGGAAACGGTAGAAAATATCAAAGCCACCATGGACCGCGTGCGCTTTCTAACGCTCAGCAAAGTTTCGCCGCCGGAGAGTCTGATTGAACAGCATGAGGAGATCCTCAGCACGTTGCGCAATAAAGATGCCGACGGCGCTGAACAGGCGATGCGTCGGCATCTGCAGGAGATGATTTTCTCTATTACGCCTATCGCCGAGCAGAACAGCGAATGGTTTGAACAGGTTTAA
- a CDS encoding mannitol dehydrogenase family protein, with the protein MLSVETLADDVLVPDYDRSRLRARILHIGFGAFHRAHQAVCADRLAREQQSDWGYIECEINLHSTSKLVESLRQQDHLYTVTEMADSGKTSRAVGVVTAAVDARTDGIEAVIEAMCQPDIAIVSMTVTEKGYCHHPATGQLNLEHPVIQHDIAHPDAPHSLPGVILAAVKRRRDRDLPPFSVMSCDNMPENGHVTRNVVLQLAEKQDAGLADYIRHHLTFPSTMVDRIVPAMTQEALDTLGEKLGCYDPVAVQCEPFFQWVIEDNFVNGRPAWEKAGAELVEDVLPFEEMKLRMLNGSHSFLAYLGYLAGYQHISDCMEDENFLRAARKLMLAEQAPTLRTQNVDLVAYADSLIARYQNRAIKHRTWQIASDGTQKLPQRWLDSIRWHLAHNSRFDLLALGVAGWIRYVGGVDEQGNAIEINDPLKETLAQRVSESAEGEARIAALLSLQKVFGDDLPANEQFTARVLDFYQQLLKSGAKETVKQLIVSY; encoded by the coding sequence ATGCTATCCGTTGAGACACTGGCAGACGATGTTTTAGTTCCCGATTACGATCGTTCCCGGCTGCGCGCGCGCATCCTGCATATCGGTTTTGGCGCTTTCCATCGCGCCCATCAGGCAGTATGCGCTGACCGGCTGGCGCGGGAGCAGCAGAGCGACTGGGGCTATATCGAGTGCGAGATCAATCTGCACAGCACCAGCAAGCTGGTGGAATCGCTGCGTCAGCAGGATCATCTGTACACCGTGACGGAGATGGCGGACAGCGGTAAAACCTCACGCGCGGTGGGGGTCGTTACCGCAGCCGTGGATGCACGTACCGATGGGATCGAGGCGGTGATTGAGGCGATGTGTCAGCCGGATATTGCTATCGTCTCGATGACCGTGACCGAAAAAGGTTACTGTCACCATCCGGCCACCGGCCAGCTTAACCTTGAACATCCCGTTATTCAGCACGATATTGCCCATCCTGATGCGCCCCATTCACTGCCCGGCGTGATTCTGGCTGCCGTAAAGCGCCGCCGCGATCGCGATCTTCCTCCTTTTAGCGTGATGTCCTGCGACAACATGCCGGAAAACGGTCATGTCACACGCAATGTGGTGTTACAGCTGGCAGAGAAACAGGATGCCGGACTGGCGGACTACATCCGTCATCATCTGACCTTCCCCTCTACCATGGTTGACCGCATTGTTCCGGCAATGACGCAGGAAGCGCTGGATACGTTGGGCGAAAAGCTGGGCTGCTACGATCCGGTTGCGGTGCAGTGCGAACCCTTTTTCCAGTGGGTAATTGAAGATAATTTCGTTAACGGTCGCCCTGCCTGGGAAAAGGCTGGCGCAGAACTGGTAGAGGATGTGTTGCCGTTCGAGGAGATGAAGCTGCGTATGCTTAATGGCAGCCACTCCTTTCTGGCCTATCTCGGCTACCTGGCTGGCTATCAACATATCAGCGACTGTATGGAGGATGAGAATTTCCTGCGTGCCGCCCGTAAGCTGATGCTGGCGGAACAGGCCCCAACCCTGCGCACTCAAAATGTGGACCTGGTCGCCTACGCCGATTCCCTGATTGCTCGCTATCAAAACCGCGCCATTAAGCATCGCACCTGGCAAATCGCCTCTGACGGTACGCAAAAGCTGCCGCAGCGCTGGCTTGACAGCATCCGCTGGCATCTGGCGCATAACAGCCGTTTCGATCTGCTGGCGCTGGGCGTGGCGGGCTGGATCCGCTATGTCGGCGGGGTTGATGAACAGGGCAACGCGATTGAAATTAACGATCCGTTAAAAGAGACGCTGGCGCAGCGCGTCAGTGAAAGTGCTGAAGGCGAAGCACGTATTGCTGCCCTGCTCTCGCTGCAGAAAGTATTTGGCGACGACTTGCCGGCTAATGAGCAGTTCACCGCGCGGGTGCTCGATTTTTATCAGCAGCTACTGAAATCCGGGGCGAAAGAAACGGTTAAGCAGCTTATCGTAAGCTATTAA
- a CDS encoding MFS transporter, translating into MFKNLRWTIVLLLFLVYMINYLDRVALSLTVPMIEKDLMLNAEQFGLIFGSFFFGYALFNFIGGLATDKYGPTLVLGIAVGMWSLFCGLTAVATGFWSMLILRVLFGMAEGPICASANKAINGWFPKKQAATAMGFLSAGSPLGGAVAGPIIGYLALAFGWRPAFIIICSIGIVWMVVWFFIAADNPARSKRVSAGERALIDKLKEAQPGDEPELDQAAHGLGYYLRQPIILVTAFAFFCYNYILFFFLSWFPAYLVQAHNLDIKSMSMTTVIPWIVGFVGLALGGWISDKIFNITGRLLLSRKIVLVVSLLAAALCVALAGTVEGVTSAVLLMSVSIFFLYITGAIYWAIIQDVVHKSRVGGISGFIHLIGSLSGIIGPVVTGFIVQHTGKFDSAFVLAGVIAALGAMLVLFVIKSPKATSKPVSV; encoded by the coding sequence ATGTTCAAGAATTTACGTTGGACCATAGTACTTCTGCTGTTCCTGGTCTACATGATCAATTACCTCGATCGTGTAGCGCTTTCCCTCACCGTACCGATGATTGAAAAAGATTTAATGCTGAACGCCGAGCAGTTCGGCCTGATTTTCGGCAGCTTCTTTTTTGGTTATGCCCTGTTTAACTTTATTGGCGGCCTTGCGACCGATAAATATGGCCCGACGCTGGTGCTGGGCATCGCCGTCGGTATGTGGTCGCTGTTCTGTGGCCTGACCGCCGTTGCGACCGGCTTTTGGTCGATGCTGATCCTGCGCGTGCTGTTCGGCATGGCGGAAGGCCCGATCTGTGCTTCCGCCAACAAGGCAATTAACGGCTGGTTCCCGAAAAAACAGGCGGCCACCGCGATGGGCTTTCTGAGCGCCGGTTCGCCGCTGGGCGGCGCGGTAGCCGGACCGATTATCGGCTATCTGGCGCTGGCGTTCGGCTGGCGACCGGCGTTTATCATTATCTGTTCGATTGGCATCGTCTGGATGGTGGTGTGGTTTTTCATCGCTGCGGATAATCCGGCGCGCAGTAAACGTGTTTCCGCCGGGGAGCGCGCATTGATCGATAAACTCAAAGAGGCACAGCCGGGCGACGAGCCGGAGCTGGATCAGGCAGCGCACGGACTGGGCTACTATCTGCGTCAGCCGATTATCCTGGTTACCGCCTTCGCCTTCTTTTGTTACAACTACATTTTGTTCTTCTTCCTGAGCTGGTTCCCGGCTTATCTGGTGCAGGCGCACAACCTGGACATCAAATCGATGAGCATGACCACCGTTATCCCCTGGATTGTGGGTTTTGTCGGTCTGGCGCTGGGCGGCTGGATCTCCGATAAGATTTTCAACATCACCGGTCGGCTGCTGCTGTCGCGAAAAATTGTGCTGGTGGTCTCGTTACTCGCCGCTGCCCTTTGTGTGGCGCTGGCCGGTACGGTAGAAGGGGTAACTTCTGCGGTATTGCTGATGTCGGTCTCTATCTTCTTCCTGTATATCACCGGCGCGATCTACTGGGCGATTATTCAGGATGTGGTGCATAAAAGCCGTGTCGGTGGCATTAGCGGCTTTATCCATCTGATTGGCAGCCTGTCCGGGATTATCGGGCCAGTGGTTACCGGCTTTATTGTGCAGCATACCGGCAAATTCGACAGCGCCTTTGTGCTGGCAGGCGTGATTGCCGCGCTGGGCGCAATGCTGGTGCTGTTCGTGATAAAAAGCCCGAAAGCCACCAGCAAACCTGTTTCTGTATAA
- a CDS encoding Zn-dependent oxidoreductase has protein sequence MKSVVIQQPGELQLQQRALPQPAAGEVRVKVRYASICGSDVHIWHGHNPFARYPRVIGHEFFGVIDAVGAGVDAARIGERVAVDPVVSCGHCYPCSVGRPNVCRELQVIGVHRDGGFSEYAVAPARNAYRVPDTIPDKLASLIEPFTIAANITAFLQPTAQDVALVYGAGPMGLTAIQVLKGVYGVRQVLVVDRLPERLALAQQSGADVVFNNSEVPLAAQLEGVQPTLIIDAACHPSILAEAAALASPAARIGLLGFSAEPCTLTQQSLTSKELSLFTSRLNSHRFPQVIEWIERGAIQPEKLVTHYFPLAEVEQAMTLFEKDPRTCCKVILSVE, from the coding sequence ATGAAAAGCGTGGTTATCCAACAACCCGGCGAACTGCAGCTACAACAGCGCGCATTGCCGCAACCTGCCGCAGGCGAAGTGCGGGTAAAAGTGCGCTACGCCAGCATTTGCGGTTCAGATGTGCATATCTGGCACGGCCATAACCCTTTTGCGCGCTATCCGCGCGTAATCGGTCATGAATTTTTTGGCGTGATCGACGCCGTCGGCGCAGGCGTTGATGCTGCCCGCATTGGCGAACGCGTGGCGGTCGATCCGGTAGTGAGCTGCGGCCACTGCTATCCCTGTTCGGTGGGCCGCCCGAACGTCTGCCGTGAGCTACAGGTGATTGGCGTGCATCGCGACGGCGGCTTTAGCGAATATGCCGTTGCGCCAGCCCGCAATGCTTACCGCGTGCCGGATACCATTCCCGATAAGCTGGCCAGCCTGATTGAGCCCTTCACCATTGCCGCCAATATCACTGCCTTTTTGCAGCCCACCGCGCAGGATGTTGCGCTGGTCTATGGCGCGGGTCCGATGGGCCTGACGGCGATCCAGGTGTTAAAAGGCGTGTATGGCGTACGGCAGGTGCTGGTGGTGGATCGTCTGCCGGAGCGGCTGGCGTTAGCGCAACAAAGCGGCGCGGATGTGGTCTTTAATAACAGCGAGGTGCCGCTGGCGGCCCAGCTGGAAGGCGTACAGCCGACGCTGATTATTGATGCTGCCTGTCATCCGTCGATTCTGGCGGAAGCGGCGGCACTGGCTTCACCGGCGGCACGTATCGGCCTGCTTGGTTTCTCTGCCGAACCCTGCACGCTAACGCAGCAAAGCCTGACCAGTAAAGAGCTGTCGCTGTTTACCTCACGATTAAACAGTCATCGTTTCCCGCAGGTGATTGAATGGATTGAGCGCGGCGCTATCCAGCCAGAGAAGCTGGTCACGCACTATTTCCCGCTTGCCGAGGTTGAGCAAGCCATGACCCTGTTTGAAAAAGATCCGCGTACCTGTTGCAAAGTTATTTTATCTGTTGAATAA
- the manD gene encoding D-mannonate dehydratase ManD has product MKIVNAEVFVTCPGRNFVTLKITTDEGITGIGDATLNGRELPVASYLKDHICPQLIGRDAHQIEDIWQFFYKGAYWRRGPVTMSAISAVDMALWDIKAKAANMPLYQLLGGASRTGVMVYCHTTGHSIDEVLDDYARHKEMGFKAIRVQCGVPGMKTTYGMAKGKGMAYEPATKGDWPEEQLWSSEKYLDFTPKLFAAVRERFGFDEHLLHDMHHRLTPIEAARFGKRIEDYRLFWMEDPTPAENQECFRLIRQHTVTPIAVGEVFNSIWDCKQLIEEQLIDYIRTTITHAGGITGMRRIADFASLYQVRTGSHGPSDLSPICMAAALHFDLWVPNFGVQEYMGYSDQMLEVFPHSWTFDNGYMHPGDKPGLGIEFDEKLAAKYPYEPAYLPVARLEDGTLWNW; this is encoded by the coding sequence ATGAAAATCGTTAACGCTGAAGTCTTTGTTACCTGCCCGGGCAGGAATTTTGTCACGCTGAAAATTACCACCGATGAAGGGATCACCGGCATTGGCGATGCCACGCTCAACGGACGCGAGCTGCCGGTTGCTTCCTATCTGAAAGATCATATCTGCCCGCAGCTGATTGGCCGCGACGCGCATCAAATCGAAGATATCTGGCAGTTCTTTTATAAAGGCGCCTACTGGCGACGCGGCCCGGTAACGATGTCCGCAATTTCCGCCGTTGATATGGCGCTGTGGGATATCAAAGCCAAAGCCGCCAACATGCCGCTGTATCAGCTGCTGGGCGGCGCATCGCGTACCGGCGTTATGGTTTACTGCCACACCACCGGTCACAGTATTGATGAAGTGCTGGATGACTATGCGCGTCATAAAGAGATGGGCTTTAAGGCGATTCGCGTGCAGTGCGGCGTGCCGGGCATGAAAACCACCTACGGCATGGCAAAAGGCAAAGGCATGGCCTATGAACCCGCCACTAAAGGTGACTGGCCGGAAGAGCAGCTCTGGTCGAGCGAAAAGTATCTTGATTTTACGCCAAAACTGTTTGCTGCCGTGCGTGAACGCTTTGGCTTCGATGAGCACCTGCTGCATGACATGCACCATCGCCTGACGCCAATCGAAGCAGCACGCTTCGGCAAGCGCATCGAAGATTACCGCCTGTTCTGGATGGAAGATCCTACTCCGGCAGAAAACCAGGAGTGCTTCCGCCTGATCCGCCAGCATACCGTTACGCCAATTGCCGTGGGCGAAGTTTTTAACAGTATCTGGGATTGCAAACAGCTGATTGAAGAGCAGCTAATTGACTATATCCGTACCACTATTACTCATGCGGGCGGCATCACCGGCATGCGCCGCATCGCTGATTTCGCCTCGCTGTATCAGGTTCGCACCGGATCGCACGGCCCGTCCGATCTGTCGCCGATCTGCATGGCTGCGGCGCTGCATTTCGATCTCTGGGTACCGAACTTCGGCGTACAGGAATATATGGGGTACTCCGATCAGATGCTGGAAGTCTTCCCGCACAGCTGGACCTTCGATAACGGCTATATGCATCCGGGCGATAAGCCAGGGCTGGGCATTGAGTTTGATGAAAAGCTGGCAGCGAAATACCCCTATGAACCCGCCTATTTGCCGGTCGCCCGCCTTGAAGACGGCACCCTGTGGAACTGGTAA